A single window of Neisseria chenwenguii DNA harbors:
- a CDS encoding DNA-3-methyladenine glycosylase I, whose product MSSTYCAFCAALPDDTDNPNKAYHDRAYGFPIHDDNALFGRLVLEINQAGLSWLTILKKEAAFQAAYCGFDIAKVAAFDDADRERLLADAGIIRNRLKIDAAIYNARQILEIQAQYGSFENWLDAHHPRKKADWVKLFKKHFKFVGGEIVGEFLMSTGYLPGAHSEDCSVFAEVMALKPKWAEAV is encoded by the coding sequence ATGAGTTCCACATACTGCGCCTTTTGTGCCGCGCTGCCCGACGACACCGACAACCCCAACAAAGCCTACCACGACCGCGCCTACGGTTTTCCGATTCACGACGACAACGCGCTTTTCGGGCGGCTGGTGCTGGAAATCAATCAGGCGGGTTTGAGCTGGCTGACGATTTTGAAGAAAGAGGCCGCGTTTCAGGCGGCCTATTGCGGTTTCGACATCGCAAAAGTCGCCGCGTTTGACGACGCCGACCGCGAACGCCTGCTCGCCGACGCGGGCATCATCCGCAACCGCCTGAAAATCGACGCTGCGATTTACAACGCGCGGCAAATCCTTGAAATCCAAGCGCAATATGGTTCGTTTGAAAACTGGCTTGACGCCCATCACCCGCGCAAAAAGGCGGACTGGGTAAAGCTGTTTAAAAAGCATTTCAAATTTGTCGGCGGCGAAATCGTCGGCGAATTTCTGATGAGCACAGGCTATCTTCCGGGTGCGCACAGCGAGGATTGCTCCGTGTTTGCCGAAGTGATGGCGCTGAAGCCGAAATGGGCTGAGGCCGTCTGA
- a CDS encoding extracellular solute-binding protein, translating into MKKSVLAVLAALALAACGGGDKSAQPQAAADNAPAANAPATDALNIYNWSNYVDESTVEDFKKTNKLKLTYDLYENNETLEAKMLTGKSGYDLVVPGIAFLPRQIEAGAYQKINKDLIPNYKNIDPELLKMLETSDPGNQYAVPYFSGVNTLAITAKGREILGGKLPENGWDLLFKPEYTSKLKSCGIALWDTPSEMFPIVLNYLGKDPKGTNKDDIKAAAEVLKAVRPDVKRFSPSVIDELARGDICLAAGNGGDLNLAKARSEEVKNNVGIEVLTPKGMGFWIESWLIPADAKNVANAHKYINYTLDPEIAAKNGAAVTFAPASLPAREKMDKKLVETRSIFPTAEDMKNGFVMPQMSADAKRLTVNLWQKIKVGSK; encoded by the coding sequence ATGAAAAAATCCGTATTAGCCGTTTTGGCCGCGCTGGCGCTTGCCGCCTGCGGCGGTGGCGACAAATCCGCACAACCTCAAGCAGCCGCCGACAACGCGCCTGCTGCCAATGCGCCCGCTACCGACGCCTTAAACATCTACAACTGGTCAAACTACGTTGACGAAAGCACCGTCGAAGACTTCAAAAAAACCAACAAATTAAAGCTGACCTACGATTTGTATGAAAACAACGAAACGCTCGAAGCCAAAATGCTGACCGGCAAATCCGGCTACGACCTCGTTGTACCCGGCATCGCCTTTCTGCCGCGCCAAATCGAAGCCGGCGCGTATCAGAAAATCAATAAAGACCTGATTCCGAACTATAAAAACATCGATCCCGAGCTTTTGAAAATGCTCGAAACCTCCGACCCGGGCAACCAATACGCCGTACCCTACTTCTCCGGCGTAAACACCTTGGCCATCACCGCCAAAGGCAGAGAAATCCTCGGCGGCAAACTGCCTGAAAACGGCTGGGATTTGCTGTTCAAACCCGAATACACCAGCAAGCTGAAATCCTGCGGCATCGCGCTGTGGGACACGCCGTCTGAAATGTTCCCGATTGTGCTGAACTACTTGGGCAAAGACCCTAAAGGCACCAATAAAGACGACATCAAAGCAGCAGCCGAAGTATTGAAAGCCGTGCGTCCTGACGTGAAACGCTTCAGTCCGTCTGTGATTGACGAGCTGGCACGCGGCGACATCTGTCTGGCGGCAGGTAACGGCGGCGATTTGAACTTGGCAAAAGCGCGTTCGGAAGAAGTGAAAAACAACGTCGGCATCGAAGTATTGACGCCGAAAGGCATGGGCTTCTGGATTGAATCCTGGCTGATTCCGGCCGACGCGAAAAACGTCGCCAACGCCCATAAATACATCAACTACACCCTCGACCCCGAAATCGCCGCGAAAAACGGTGCCGCCGTAACCTTCGCCCCCGCCAGCCTGCCGGCACGCGAAAAAATGGACAAAAAACTGGTCGAAACCCGTTCCATCTTCCCGACTGCGGAAGACATGAAAAACGGTTTTGTGATGCCGCAAATGAGCGCCGACGCCAAACGCCTGACCGTCAATCTGTGGCAGAAAATCAAAGTGGGTTCGAAATAA
- the rpsT gene encoding 30S ribosomal protein S20, producing MANSAQARKRARQSVKQRAHNASLRTAFRTAVKKVLKAVEAGDKAAAQAVYKDSVKVIDRIADKGVYHKNKAARHKSRLSAKVKALA from the coding sequence ATGGCAAACAGCGCACAAGCCCGCAAACGTGCCCGCCAGTCGGTTAAACAACGAGCCCACAACGCAAGCTTGCGTACTGCATTCCGCACCGCAGTGAAAAAAGTATTGAAAGCCGTGGAAGCCGGCGACAAAGCCGCTGCTCAGGCAGTTTACAAAGATTCGGTTAAAGTCATCGACCGCATCGCCGATAAAGGCGTTTACCACAAAAATAAAGCAGCCCGCCATAAGAGCCGTCTGTCTGCCAAAGTGAAAGCTCTGGCTTAA
- a CDS encoding phospholipase A — MMLKHYLLLGAGLAAVLPAVQAADALQCTAIQDNALRLACYDRIHSAQLPPQKPIAQAEKAAPKSVDLKETVNASRKKKEVAVVFEQPAVSESELQAAAEAYTPLSVMYDLDQNDARGLLTVREHNPMYLLPVWYNSSPNYTPESPTRGITTQEKFGEQKRAEAKMQVSFKSKLMEDLFNTRADLWFGYTQKSDWQIYNQGRKSAPFRNTDYEPEIFLTQPVKADLPFGGKLRMVGAGFVHQSNGQSCPESRSWNRAYAMAGMEWGKLTLIPRVWMRAFDQSGDEDDNPDIKKYLGYGDLKVQYRLNDKQNVYSVLRYNPKSGRGAVEAAYTFPIKGKLKGVVRGFHGYGESLIDYNHKQNGIGVGLMFNDWDGI; from the coding sequence ATGATGTTGAAACATTATCTGCTGTTGGGTGCGGGTTTGGCCGCCGTTTTGCCGGCTGTGCAGGCTGCGGATGCTTTGCAGTGTACGGCGATTCAGGACAACGCCTTGCGTCTGGCCTGTTACGACCGTATCCATTCGGCGCAGCTTCCGCCGCAAAAGCCGATTGCGCAGGCGGAAAAAGCTGCGCCCAAATCGGTTGACTTGAAGGAAACGGTCAACGCCAGCCGCAAGAAAAAAGAAGTGGCGGTGGTGTTTGAGCAGCCGGCCGTTTCGGAATCGGAATTGCAGGCCGCGGCAGAGGCTTATACGCCCTTGAGCGTGATGTACGATTTGGATCAGAACGATGCCCGCGGCCTTTTGACCGTGCGCGAACACAATCCGATGTATCTTTTGCCCGTGTGGTACAACAGCAGCCCGAATTACACGCCCGAATCGCCGACGCGCGGCATCACGACGCAGGAGAAATTCGGCGAGCAGAAACGCGCCGAAGCCAAAATGCAGGTGTCGTTTAAAAGCAAGCTGATGGAAGATCTGTTTAACACCCGCGCCGATTTGTGGTTCGGCTACACGCAGAAATCCGATTGGCAGATTTACAATCAGGGGCGCAAATCCGCGCCGTTCCGCAATACCGATTACGAACCCGAAATCTTCCTGACCCAGCCCGTGAAAGCCGATTTGCCGTTCGGCGGCAAACTGCGCATGGTCGGCGCGGGGTTCGTGCATCAGTCCAACGGCCAGAGCTGCCCCGAATCGCGTTCGTGGAACCGTGCTTACGCCATGGCAGGCATGGAATGGGGCAAGCTGACTCTGATTCCGCGTGTATGGATGCGGGCGTTTGACCAAAGCGGCGACGAAGACGACAATCCCGATATTAAAAAATACCTCGGTTACGGCGATTTGAAAGTCCAATACCGTTTGAACGACAAACAAAACGTCTATTCCGTGTTGCGCTACAACCCCAAATCCGGGCGCGGCGCGGTTGAGGCGGCTTATACGTTCCCGATTAAAGGCAAACTCAAAGGCGTCGTGCGCGGTTTCCACGGCTACGGCGAGAGCCTGATCGACTACAACCACAAGCAAAACGGCATCGGCGTCGGTCTGATGTTTAACGATTGGGACGGCATCTGA
- a CDS encoding DUF502 domain-containing protein, with protein sequence MAEKPAESGKFAKALKKYLITGVLVWLPIAVTIWVITYIVSASDQLINLLPVKWQPKNSLGFNIPGLGVIVAVVVLFVTGLFGANVLGKRIIQAWDGLLGRIPVVKSIYSSVKKVSESLLSDSSRSFKTPVLVPFPQPDIWTIAFVSGSIPPAVQQGLAQNSSEGYISVYVPTTPNPTGGYYIMVKKSDVRELDMSVDEALKYVISLGMVMPDEHAPKALPEGRPSDH encoded by the coding sequence ATGGCAGAAAAACCGGCCGAGAGCGGAAAATTCGCTAAGGCATTGAAAAAATATCTGATTACCGGCGTTTTGGTATGGCTGCCGATTGCCGTTACCATTTGGGTGATTACCTACATCGTGTCGGCTTCCGACCAGCTCATCAATTTGCTGCCCGTCAAGTGGCAGCCCAAAAACTCTTTGGGTTTCAACATTCCCGGCTTGGGCGTGATTGTCGCGGTAGTGGTATTGTTTGTGACCGGCCTGTTTGGCGCAAACGTATTGGGCAAGCGGATTATTCAGGCTTGGGACGGCCTCTTGGGGCGGATTCCCGTGGTGAAATCCATTTATTCCAGCGTGAAAAAAGTATCCGAATCTCTGCTTTCCGACAGCAGCCGTTCCTTCAAAACGCCCGTACTCGTGCCGTTTCCGCAGCCGGATATTTGGACGATTGCCTTCGTTTCCGGCAGCATTCCGCCCGCCGTTCAGCAAGGCTTGGCTCAAAACAGCAGCGAAGGATACATTTCCGTTTACGTCCCGACCACGCCCAACCCCACCGGCGGCTACTACATCATGGTGAAGAAGAGCGACGTGCGCGAGCTGGACATGAGCGTGGACGAAGCCTTGAAATATGTGATTTCGCTGGGCATGGTGATGCCCGACGAACACGCCCCGAAAGCCCTGCCCGAGGGCAGGCCGTCTGACCATTGA
- the aspS gene encoding aspartate--tRNA ligase codes for MRTNYCGLISEQYLDQTVTVKGWVHRRRDHGGVIFIDLRDREGIVQVVIDPDTPEAFQTADSARNEYVLSITGRVRNRPEGTTNDKMISGKIEILAKEIEVLNTAATPPFQIDDENLSENVRLQNRVIDLRRPVMQRNLKLRYQVAMGVRRYLDAQGFIDIETPMLTRSTPEGARDYLVPSRVHPGEFFALPQSPQLFKQLLMVAGFDRYYQITKCFRDEDLRADRQPEFTQIDLETSFLNEDEIMDITEGMAKKVFKDALGVDLGDFPRMPFAEAMFYYGSDKPDMRVSLKFTELTDLMKTEEFKVFRAAADMKGGRVVALRVPNGAKLSRKDIDEYTKFVGIYGAKGLAYIKVNDVSNLSNGEDSGLQSPIVKFLSEACLKAIIEQTGAQNGDIIFFGADKAKVVNEAIGALRIKIGHEHGAADGYFVDEWRPLWVVDFPMFEYDEENDRYAAMHHPFTSPKPGHEDLMESDPENCLARAYDMVLNGWEIGGGSIRIHRADVQEKVFAALKITPEEQQEKFGFLLDNLKFGAPPHGGLAFGLDRLVTLMTGAESIRDVIAFPKTQRAQCLLTNAPNAVDDKQLRELSLRLRAKATENKE; via the coding sequence ATGCGTACCAACTACTGCGGCTTAATCAGCGAGCAATACTTAGACCAAACCGTTACCGTCAAAGGCTGGGTGCACCGCCGCCGCGACCACGGCGGGGTGATTTTCATCGACCTGCGTGACCGCGAAGGCATCGTGCAAGTCGTTATCGACCCCGATACCCCCGAGGCTTTTCAGACGGCCGATTCCGCCCGCAACGAATACGTTTTGAGCATTACCGGCCGCGTGCGCAACCGCCCCGAAGGCACCACCAACGACAAAATGATTTCCGGCAAAATCGAAATTCTGGCCAAAGAAATCGAAGTATTGAACACCGCCGCAACGCCGCCGTTCCAAATCGACGATGAAAACCTCAGCGAAAACGTGCGCCTGCAAAACCGCGTCATCGACCTGCGCCGTCCTGTGATGCAGCGCAATCTGAAACTGCGCTACCAAGTGGCGATGGGCGTGCGCCGCTACCTCGACGCGCAGGGCTTTATCGACATCGAAACGCCGATGCTGACCCGTTCCACCCCCGAAGGCGCGCGCGACTACCTCGTACCCAGCCGCGTGCATCCGGGCGAATTTTTCGCGCTGCCGCAGTCGCCGCAGTTGTTTAAGCAACTGCTGATGGTGGCCGGTTTCGACCGCTACTACCAAATCACCAAATGCTTCCGCGACGAAGATTTGCGCGCCGACCGCCAGCCCGAATTTACCCAGATCGACTTGGAAACTTCGTTTTTGAACGAAGACGAAATCATGGACATCACCGAAGGCATGGCCAAAAAAGTGTTCAAAGACGCGTTGGGCGTGGATTTGGGCGACTTCCCGCGTATGCCGTTTGCCGAAGCCATGTTCTACTATGGTTCCGACAAACCCGATATGCGCGTGTCGCTGAAATTTACTGAGTTGACCGACTTGATGAAAACGGAAGAATTCAAAGTCTTCCGCGCCGCCGCCGACATGAAAGGCGGCCGCGTCGTCGCCCTGCGCGTACCGAACGGGGCCAAACTGTCGCGCAAAGACATCGACGAATACACCAAATTCGTCGGTATCTACGGCGCCAAAGGCTTGGCTTATATCAAAGTGAACGACGTGAGCAACCTTTCCAACGGCGAAGACAGCGGCCTGCAGTCGCCCATCGTCAAATTCCTGTCTGAGGCCTGTCTGAAAGCCATCATTGAGCAAACCGGCGCACAAAACGGCGACATCATCTTCTTCGGCGCAGACAAAGCCAAAGTCGTGAACGAAGCCATCGGTGCCCTGCGCATCAAAATCGGCCACGAGCACGGCGCGGCCGACGGCTACTTCGTTGACGAATGGCGCCCGCTGTGGGTCGTCGATTTCCCGATGTTCGAATACGACGAAGAAAACGACCGCTACGCCGCCATGCACCACCCCTTTACCTCGCCCAAACCCGGCCATGAAGACCTGATGGAAAGCGACCCCGAAAACTGCCTTGCCCGCGCCTACGACATGGTGCTCAACGGCTGGGAAATCGGCGGCGGCTCCATCCGTATCCACCGTGCCGACGTGCAGGAAAAAGTGTTCGCCGCGCTGAAAATCACGCCCGAAGAGCAGCAGGAAAAATTCGGCTTCCTGCTCGACAATCTCAAATTCGGCGCACCTCCGCACGGCGGCCTGGCCTTCGGTCTCGACCGTTTGGTAACGCTGATGACCGGTGCGGAATCCATTCGCGACGTCATCGCTTTCCCGAAAACCCAGCGTGCCCAATGCCTGCTGACCAACGCGCCGAACGCGGTGGACGACAAACAACTGCGCGAACTCAGCCTGCGTCTGCGTGCTAAGGCAACTGAAAACAAAGAGTAA
- a CDS encoding DUF1330 domain-containing protein, whose product MSAYVIFLRDQMLDQSEYDRYLQLAAPSLTNYNGEMLVLNGAIQALEGAPADGSVVIRFPDMATARAWYNSPEYAPYRDIRINATIGRAVLVNGL is encoded by the coding sequence ATGTCCGCCTATGTTATTTTTCTACGCGACCAAATGCTCGACCAGTCCGAATATGACCGCTATTTACAACTGGCCGCACCATCCCTAACCAATTACAACGGCGAAATGCTGGTACTCAACGGTGCCATCCAAGCGCTTGAAGGCGCGCCTGCCGACGGCTCGGTCGTCATCAGATTTCCCGATATGGCCACCGCCCGCGCTTGGTACAACAGCCCCGAATACGCTCCCTACCGCGACATCCGCATTAACGCCACCATCGGCCGCGCGGTATTGGTTAACGGTTTGTAA
- the lpxH gene encoding UDP-2,3-diacylglucosamine diphosphatase — protein sequence MPVYFIADLHLSESRPELTALFLRFMRERALQARAVYILGDLFDFWVGDDEQSELIDAVQTAIRAAADVGVECFFVHGNRDFLIGSRFAERAGLKLLPEYHLLDLFGEKTLICHGDTLCTDDVRYQRFRKIVHCKWLQGLFLRLPLSLRLNIARKIRRASKSDQQYKPSEIMDVNPQFTAATAAQYGVRLLIHGHTHRQAVHENGGLTRIVLGDWHADRASVLRFDENGFGFEE from the coding sequence ATGCCGGTTTATTTCATTGCCGATTTACATTTGAGCGAATCCCGCCCCGAGCTGACGGCGCTGTTTCTGCGTTTTATGCGCGAACGGGCGCTTCAGGCGCGGGCGGTTTATATTTTGGGGGATTTGTTTGATTTTTGGGTGGGCGATGACGAGCAGTCGGAGCTGATTGATGCGGTTCAGACGGCCATACGCGCGGCGGCTGATGTGGGGGTGGAATGTTTTTTTGTACACGGCAACCGCGATTTTCTGATTGGCAGCCGTTTTGCGGAAAGGGCGGGGCTGAAGCTGCTGCCGGAATATCATCTGCTTGATTTGTTTGGCGAAAAAACCTTGATTTGTCACGGCGATACGCTTTGCACAGATGATGTGCGCTATCAGCGTTTCCGCAAAATCGTGCATTGCAAATGGCTGCAAGGGTTGTTTCTGCGGCTGCCGCTTTCGCTACGGTTGAACATTGCGCGGAAAATCCGCCGTGCGAGCAAGAGCGACCAGCAGTATAAGCCGTCTGAAATTATGGATGTGAACCCGCAGTTTACGGCGGCAACGGCGGCGCAATACGGCGTGAGGCTGCTGATTCACGGCCATACGCACCGGCAGGCCGTGCATGAAAACGGCGGTTTGACACGGATTGTGTTGGGCGATTGGCATGCGGACAGGGCGTCGGTGTTGCGCTTTGATGAAAACGGATTCGGGTTTGAGGAATGA
- a CDS encoding DUF2059 domain-containing protein — protein sequence MCAAIPGAWAAPASKVSVERLFEVQGFDKLMDDTNKKMPETMMDLPAIQSKLAGVPADKQTAVRKVVTRYLTESLQSMTDKKGRKELRDLSIAATQKVYTQEEVDALTKFYESPTGRSIMAKMPQYLDAIMQPMMAMMQKNMQAFRQQKEPAMNREINRIICGKDVCPNKK from the coding sequence ATGTGTGCTGCCATCCCCGGCGCATGGGCGGCACCTGCAAGCAAGGTCTCGGTGGAGCGGCTGTTTGAGGTTCAGGGTTTCGATAAACTTATGGACGATACAAACAAAAAAATGCCTGAAACCATGATGGATTTGCCTGCAATACAAAGCAAACTGGCCGGCGTTCCTGCCGACAAACAGACCGCTGTGCGCAAAGTTGTCACACGGTATTTAACGGAATCGCTTCAGTCAATGACCGACAAAAAGGGACGTAAAGAGCTGCGCGACCTTTCTATAGCCGCGACCCAAAAAGTGTACACGCAGGAAGAAGTCGATGCGCTGACCAAGTTTTACGAATCGCCGACCGGCCGCTCGATTATGGCGAAAATGCCGCAATACTTGGACGCCATCATGCAGCCGATGATGGCGATGATGCAGAAGAATATGCAAGCCTTCCGGCAGCAGAAAGAGCCGGCGATGAACCGCGAAATCAACCGCATTATCTGCGGCAAAGACGTTTGCCCAAACAAAAAATAG